The Syntrophotalea acetylenivorans genome contains the following window.
TTTTCTGGCCTTCGACTGTCCACCATCCATGAGCGAACACCTTTTCCGGCAGAGGGATGCCGGCGGCCAGGAGAAAGGTCGGCCAGTAGACAGTGTGAAAACGAAGAATATCTTTGCCGATGATATGTACATCCGCCGGCCAGAATTTATCAAAATTCTGATCGTTACCGTCGGGATAGCCGAGGGCGGTAATGTAATTAGTCAAGGCGTCGAACCAGACATAGATGACATGCTTTTCGTTGTCCGGCACCGGAATACCCCAGGAAAATGAGGTGCGGGAGATGGACAGGTCTCGCAGTCCTTCACGAACGAAATTAAGTATTTCATTGCGCCGGGAACGAGGCTGGATGAAGTCAGGATTCGCCTCAATGTGTTGCAGCAAGGCTTCCTGGTATTTACTCATGCGGAAGAAATAGGATTCTTCTTTTAGTTTGTCCGTCGGCCGGCCGCAATCCGGGCAGCAACTTTCAATGAGTTGGGTTTCGGTCCAGAAGGTTTCGCAGGGTGTACAATACCAGTCTTCGTATTCACCAAGATAGATATCGTCGGAGGCAAAAAGTTTTTTAAAGAGGTGATGAACCCCTTTTTTGTGACGTTCTTGCGAGGTACGGATAAAGTCTGTGTGGCTGATGTTGAGTTTGTCCCACAGAGCCTGAAACCGCTTCACTACACGATCGGCTAACTCCAGAGGTGTTTCCCCCTTGGCCTGGGCGGCTTTTTCAACCTTTTGCCCGTGTTCGTCGGTACCGGTCAGGAAAAAAACGTCATACCCCTGGGCTCTTTTATAGCGGGCCAGTACATCGCAGGCCACGGTGGTATATGCATGTCCGATGTGGGGTACATCGTTGACGTAATATATAGGGGTTGTGACGTAATAACGCTTATCCATTCTGGTCTCCTGATGGTTTGCTGTTGGCAGGGCGGCGCCTGGGTCTGCGACGGGATTTTTTACGGGCTGGTTTGTCCCCATCACTACTTTCCGCCGTTTTTTGTTGCTGTTTTTGCTGCGGTTTCTTTGTCCGTTCCTTCGTCTCCTCGGCAGAAGCATTCTTGCGAGGACCTTGCCGACGGCCTGCACTTTGTTTGCCGCGGGTGCGGGAAGGGGCCTGGGGTTGTTTTTCCGCGGTTTTATCCAGCAGTTCCAGTTGGTCAACAGGAACCTCAACGCTCACGTTGTCTTCTCGCCTGACGGTCACTTTGCGGGCCAGAACGTTTTGAGACACCACCATGCCTTCCAGGCCCTCATGTTTCACTTTGCGACCACATTTCGGCAGTCCCTTACGGTGGTCACGATAGGTGTCGTACTCGTAGTTGAGACAACAGAGCAGTCTTCCGCATTGTCCGGAAATTTTATTGGGGTTAAGAGCCAGGTTCTGTTCCTTGGCCATTTTTACCGATACCGGGGCGAAGTTGACCAAAAAGGTGCAACAGCAGAGGGCGCGACCGCAGATTCCAAGGCCGCCGGTAATTTTGGCTTCGTCTCGTACACCAATTTGGCGCATCTCTATGCGAGTGTGAAAATGATGAGCCAGGTCTTTGACCAGGTCACGAAAATCAACCCGTCCGTCCGAGGTAAAATAGAAAATAATCTTCGAGGCATCGAAAAGATACTCAGCCCGGACCAGTTTCATGTCCATATTGCGGGACTGAATGCGTTGCTGGCAAAATTCGAAAGCTGTTTTTTCTTTAGCCGCCGATTGCTTAGCCATATTTATATCCTTGGCAGTGGCGAGGCGGAGTACACTCTTTAGTTTGTCAGGGGCCTGGGAGGGTTCGCATTCCCTGGGCGAGGAAACGACGGTACCAAGGGATTGGCCGCGGTCTGTCTCAACGATGACTTGGTCTTGAGCAGCAAGGTCCAGGTTTTTGCACAGGAAGTCGTATTGTTTTCCGGCAGTGCGGAATTTAACCGAAACGATTCGAATCATAAGGCGTGTCGAATTGTCCTATCTGGGGAAAGCGGGTTTATAAAGCCGTGGTTGGTTTGCTCAAGCGACCAAGCGCATGAGTAAAACTTCAACGGCCAGTTGTCGATTGACGTTGCGGGCAAGCTGTCTGCGTGTCTGGTCCAGCGCAGACAATTTACCAAGCAGCGAGGATGTTGATTCTTCACTGGCGACTCGATGTATTTTGTTCATCAGGTCGATATTGACCAGTTCGTTTTCGGAACGCCCGTAGTGATAGAGGAGCAGGTCCCGATAAAATGCCTGAAAAATCTCGAGGATTTCCGGCAGAAGTTCTTTGTTCTGGGCCAGTTTTTCCGCAAAATTGAATAGTGGCAGTACGCTGCCCGGCGTCAATCCAGTCAGGGTCTTCAGCAGGTCGCGACGACCTTCTATATAGAGTTCGCGATCTTTGCCCAGGGCTTTTTTAAAGCTGCCGTTGGCTAAAGAGGTCAGGATGTGCGCTTCGGTTTCATCAATTGCCAGCTGCTCACAGAGGACCTCCATGAGACGTTTACGTTCAATGCGGGCAAAGGGCAGGCGCTGGCAACGGGAACGAATGGTAATCAACAGAGCGTCCGGCTGAGCCGACAGCATAATAATCAAGGTGTTGGCTGTCGGTTCCTCCAGAGTTTTTAGCAGGGCGTTCCCTGCTGCCAAATTAAGTTTTTCAGCGTCATCGATCACGCAGATTTTCTTGGGTGCTTCAAGGGGCCGGTAAGAAAGTTCCTTTTGCATGGTTCGAATCTGTTCGATTTTGATACTGCTGCCATCGGCTTCGACAAAATGCAGGTCGGGGTGATTGTGGTGGTCCACCTTGCGACAGGCAGCGCAGTCACCGCATCCGGTACCCTGTTGGCAAAAAACCGCTCTGGCCAGGGCCAGTGCCATAAGCCGTTTACCGATCCCCGAAGGGCCTTCAAAAAGGTAGGCGTGGGACAGCCTGTCGCTTGAAAGCGCTCGCCGGAGCAGGTCTTTCTGACGGTCGTGTCCGATGATGCTGGCAAAGGTCATGAGCCTGTTCCAGAATCAAGGTACGCTTGCAGGCAGGCGATCAGTCGTTCGCTCACCTCGGCCGGGGTGCCGGTGGCGTCGATTACCTGCATGCGCTGCGGATCTTTTTGGGCAAGGAACAGGTAGCCTTCCCTGACCCTCTTGTGGAAATCGAGAGACTCTTGTTCAAATCGCCCTTCGTCGCACATGTTTTGCGTGTCGTTGCGTTCTAAAGCCCTTTTCAAGCCGGTCTCGTGGGGCATGTCGAGTAACAGGGTTAGGTGAGGCCGACAGTCGCCACTGGCCAGTGTATTCAGCTCCTCGATAAGATCAAGGTCGAGACCGCGACCATAACCCTGGTAGGCTAGAGTCGCATCGGTATAGCGATCACAAAGTACGATTTGCCCCTGCTTCAGGGCCGGTTGTATGACTTCCGCTACATGCTGGGCTCTAGCCGCAGCGTAGAGCAGTAGCTCAGCGCGATTCTCAAGAGCATCGTTGGCGGGGTTAAGTAAAATTTCTCGTATGGCGTTGGAGATAGGGCAACCTCCCGGCTCACGGGTGGTAACAACATTATAGCCTTGGCCACGAAGAAGTTCTGCCACCTTAGCAATCTGGGTTGTTTTTCCGCTGCCTTCAATGCCTTCAAAGGTAATGAAATGTGCCATGCGCAGAGTGCCCCTTAAGTAAATCGTGCAATTATAGGAACGGGCCGGTCAAGAATCAAGAGTAAAAGCTGTAAAGGGTCAGCATGTTGTTGCCTTAATCGGACCCATTGTGTAAGATTATCGCTTGTTCTCAGCCGTTTAACCTCTAAGTTTTGCTCGATTTGGAGATGCTTTGCAAACAGATCAAGACATGCAGTGTCTGCAGGATAATCTCGGCTATCGGTTTTCCGATAGTTCTTTGTTGATCGAAGCTCTGACCCATAAATCGTATAGTAACGAACAGCGCGGAGATCTCGTAGCTTGTAATGAGAGGCTGGAATTTTTGGGCGATGCGGTACTGGACCTGGTTGTCAGTCGCTATATGTTTCGATGTTTCCCTGCAGCCCAAGAAGGAGAGCTTACCCGGATTCGGGCCGAGGTGGTTAGCGAAAAAGGTCTCTCCATAGTCGCCAGGACATTGCAACTCGGCCACTTTTTACGTCTTGGGCGGGGCGAAGAGCGCAGTGGCGGTCGAGAAAAAGACAGTCTGATGGCCAATGCCCTTGAGGCCTTGCTGGGTGCGGTATTCAGCGACGGCGGTTTTGATTCGGCCTGTGTCCTGGTTGAGCGGCTGTTCGCCAAGTCAATCGCCGAGGCGGCCCAGCGTAAACATGGACTCGACCATAAGACCCATTTGCAGGAGATAACCCAGGCTCGTTACGCTCAGATTCCCGACTATGTGCTCGTTAGCGAGGATGGGCCAGAACATCGGCGACACTATACTGTCGAGGTACGGTTGGCTGATAAACCTCTCGGTCAGGGGCAGGGCAGTACAAAGAAAAAGGCCGAGCAACTAGCTGCTTTGGTTGCTATCTCCAGATTATCGGATAGCGAGGGATGAAGGTCTACCCCTTTTTTATTCCTCATGTGGGCTGTCCTCATCGATGCCGGTTTTGTCAGCAACAGAAAGTGTCCGGCCATTCTTCAGTTCCATCGCCCGAACAGGTCGCTAATGACCTGCCCTTGCTGTTGCCCGAGAAAGGCACCGGCGAGGTAGCTTTTTATGGGGGCAGCTTCACTCTTCTGGAGCCAGGCTTGCAGATGGATTATCTGCAGCAGGTGGAGCCTTTTATCGCGAACGGTCAGGTTTCCGGTGTTCGAATTTCGACTCGACCGGATGCGATCGGCGAAGAGCAGCTTAACCTGTTGCAGCAGGGCGGTGTAACCACGGTGGAGTTAGGCTGTCAGTCTTTTTCCGGTGAAGTGCTGGAGGCCGCTGGAAGAGGGCACGGTCCGCAAGTAGTAGCGCCTGCTGTTGCTCTGCTTCGTTCCCGATCTTTTCAGGTCGGGCTGCAATTGATGCCCGGCCTGCCGGGTTCAGACTCAGGGGAAGCCCTGCAATCGTTACGCAAGGCTCTGGATCTCAGGCCGGACTTTTTGCGTATTTATCCAGCGGTTGTACTGCGAGACACAGCACTGGAAAATGATTTCCTGCAAGGGCGGTATCGGCCTCTTTGTCTAGATGAGGCCGTCGACCTCTGTGCTGAAATGCTTTGGCATTGTCGAGAAGCCGGTGTTCCGGTTATTCGTTTAGGCCTGCAGTCCACCGCTTCTCTTGTGCCCGATGAGGCGCTGGTCGCCGGGCCTTTTCATCCCGCTTTTGGTGCTCTGGTGCGATCTCGCCTCTGGCGGCGGGCTTTGACCACGGTATTGGCAGGGCAGGGGAAGTTTCCGGTTCAGGTACATCCTGCCGATCTGAGCGATGTGCTCGATCAACGACGGGGCAATCTGGATTTTTTTGAAACACGGGGTCAATATTTGGTACTGCAAAGCGACCCTGGAATGGGGCGGGATCATTTCGAGGTTAACGGCCAAATCCATGCGTTGCAGACAGCTGTAAATTTTCCTCCCATTCAGACTTTTTGAACACCTTTCGGTTGCGGCATGGCCGACAACAATAAGAAGGCATATGCACATGAGCACAGATGCAAAAGGATTTCGCTCGGGATTTGTTTCCATTGTCGGCCGGCCCAATGTAGGAAAATCTACACTGCTTAACGCCCTGTTGGGACAAAAAATCGCCATTGCGAGCGACAAGCCACAGACGACCCGTAATCGCATCCTTGGTATCTATACCCGGGAAGAAACGCAGATTCTGTTTCTGGATACTCCCGGAATTCACAAGGCCAAAGGCAGGCTCAATAAATTCATGGTCGAGCAGGCCCTGTCGACCTGCAAGAATGTCGATGCGGTGCTTTTTTTGGTAGAGGCTACCGACCAACCTGGCGGCGGAGACGATTTTATTCTGGATCTGCTGTCCAAAGGCAAAGTACCGGTAATTCTCGGAATCAATAAAGCGGATCTGGTCGACAAGCCTGCCTTGCTGCCTCTTATCGCCGCTTATGCCGAACGGTTGGACTTTGCCGGTATCTTACCCCTGTCCGGTCTTACCGGCGAGGGAGTCGAGGGGCTGATCGATCTGGTGCAGGGGCTGCTGCCGGAAGGGCCCCATTATTATCCCGAAGATATGATCACCGACCAGCCAGAGAGATTTATCGTTGCCGAGATGATTCGGGAGCAACTGCTCAAGCAAACTCACGACGAAGTGCCCTACGGCGTGGCGGTGGCAGTAGAGCGGTTCACTGAAAAACCGAATAAAAACCTGGTTGTGATCGAGGCAGTGATTCACGTTGAACGGGAAGCCCATAAAAGCATTGTGATTGGTAAAAAGGGTGCTAAATTACGGGCGATAGGGCAGGCTGCTCGTTATGACATCGAACGGATGCTTGGAACTCGGGTGTTTTTAGAACTGTTTGTACGGGTCGAGAAGAATTGGACTCAGTCCAATCGATTGTTAAAGGAATTCGGTTACGAATAGCCGCCCGTATTGTCTGTCCGTTGTTTTTTGTTTCTTCCTGTTGAGAGGTAAGGTTCACCATGTCCGTAGTTGCTATCGTCGGTCGTCCGAATGTGGGGAAATCGACACTTTTTAATCGTATTATCGGCCAGCGTCGGGCCATTGTCGAAGATGTGCCTGGGGTAACGCGCGATCGCAATTATGCCGAGGTGACCCGCTATAGTACGCCATTTATCCTCATCGATACCGGCGGCTTTGAACCGATTAGCGAAGATCGTTTGCTGGTACAAATGCGCGAGCAGTCGCAGCTGGCAGTAGAAGAGGCTGATGTCATTCTGATGGTAATGGATGGCCGGGAGGGTCTAACGCCATCTGACGTTGAAGTAGTTTCTGGTTTACGTCGTGCCGGAAAACCGGTTTTTTATGTAATTAATAAGGTCGACGGTCCCAAGCAGGACGCCGAAACCGTAGATTTTTATTCCCTCGGTGTTGATAAGGTGCATGCCATATCGGCGGAACATGGTCGTGGAGTCAGCGACCTGATGGATGAAGTCCTGGCCGTTCTGCCTCATGATGAATTGGCGGCCGAAGAAGAGGCTTCGGAAGTACGACTGGCAGTGATTGGCCGACCTAACGTTGGCAAATCATCACTGGTCAATCGTTTGCTCGGCTACGAAAGAGTGGTGGCAAACGCCACCGCCGGGACCACTCGGGACAGCATTGACTCCCCCCTTGAATACAATGACCAGCGTTATGTGCTGATTGATACGGCCGGTATCCGCCGCAAGGGCAAGGTAAGCCAAAAGCTGGAAAAGTTCAGCGTGGTGCAGGCTCTTAAGGGTATGGACCGGGCTCATGTGGTCCTTGTGGTAATTGACGCCTCCGAAGGGGTTACCGAGCAGGATCTGACCGTGGCTGGGTATGCCTACGAAAAGGGTCGCGCGGTAATCTTGGTGGTCAATAAGTGGGATCTGATAGTTAAGGACCACAAGACCATGGGGCAATATACCGCTGATTTGCGCGATTCTTTCAAGTTTTTGCCTTTTGCCCCCGTATTGTTCGTCTCAGCTTTAAGCGGGCAGCGCACAAATCGGATTATGGGTATGGTGGAGAAGGTGGCTGCGGAGTTTAATCGCCGTATTCCTACACCGGAACTGAACCGGGTTTTGAAAGAGGCTACGATCAGTCACGCACCGCCTATGTCTCAGGGCAAACGGGTCAAATTGTTTTATATCACTCAGACAGCGGTAAGGCCACCGACCTTTGTAGCCTTTGGCAACCGGACCCAGGGCATACATTTTTCCTACCACCGCTATTTGGTGAACCAGTTGCGCGAGGCCTTTGGTTTTGAGGGCTGCCCCATTCGACTCTTCTTTAAGGATCGCGAATAAATGAGTCTTTCTGGTCGCCTGGAAGATCTACAGTTAAGGGATCTGTTGCAAATCCTTGGATTAAGCCGGAATAGTGGTCTTCTGCAACTGACCAGCGGCGAAAATAGGGCCGAATTATTGTTTAGTGAAGGCTTGGTTGTTTCTGCTTTGCAAAACGTGGAAGAGAGCAGTCACAATGCCCCACTTCCCAGCAATAGCGATGATATGGCATTGCGTCGCCGCGCCATGAGCCAACTGGTCAGAGAATTAATGCATTGGGATCAGGGGGACTTTTCTTTTAAAGCTGTCCAGGTAGCGGAGACTATTCATCATACTGCCTCAGAAGAGCATGTTTGTCTTGATCAAGGGGTGAGTCTGGACGAGCTACTTCGTGAAGAACCTATTGTGTTACCTCTCTCCGGGAGTGCGCCCGAAGAACCGATTCTGGTCCATAAACAGAATAATAGTGTTAAGCCTGAGTCCGTAGGCCGTGCGGGTACTATGCCAGATGTTCTGCTGGTCGACGATGATGCAGGGGTTGCAGAGAATTTGGTTAAGGCCTTGGTCCGGAAAGGACTCAACGCGCGAGCCTTTAGCTGCGGCAAGGCTTTCCTCGATGCTGCAACGTCTGCCTGGAAAGACGATCACTCTCCGCTTCTTATAATTGATTTGATTATGCCCCGTTTGCATGGCGGTGGCATTCTCGGCGGGCTGGAACTGGTCGAGCAGGTTCATTCTTTGCGTCCTGATCAATTGTGCCTGGTGTATAGCGACACTCCCTGCCCTGAAGTTGAACGGCGTTTGCAGAAATTAGGGGTGGCCGAACTTCTAAGTAAGCCAATGTCTCGTATATCCGGCGGTGACGACGATTCTGCTGCAGTAAATGATTTTTGTGACGCTATTGCAAAACAATCAGCCGTTCTTTTAGGAGTACCTTCTCCAGCCCCTGAAGAGAATTCTTTGGAAGAGACGGCCTCCGCCGCATCCTCTGTTGTGTCTTCAGCCAATAGCGGAACTATGATGGATGTTCCTAGTGCCGGGATGGGGGTCCTTAAAGGGATGCTGCAAGAGTTGCAGGCTGCCGAGAGCAGAGAGCAGGTAATGTTGCTGGTCCTGCGATTTGCTTCGGAAGTGTTAGGCAGGGCGGTGCTGTTTTCTGTCGGCAAGGAACATATTGTCGGACTCGGTCAATTCGGCTATGGGAATGCCGAGGTTTCGGTTGACGAAAAAGTGCGCAAAATCAGGTTGCCTTTGGCGGAAACCAGTTCTCTTTCCGATATTCTTGAACGGCCTGGAATCCGATACGGGCTGTTGGGAGAAGGGGCTTGGGACACTTATTTGCGCCAGGAACTTGGACTTAGCAAGGACTGCGAGGTTTTTATTGGCTCTCTTGTAAGTGACGGCCGGGTTTTAGCTATCCTTTGTGGCGACAAACAGGACGCTCAGCAAGACATAGCTGATAGCTATGCCCTTGAGATATTTCTTCAGCAGGCAGGAATTATTCTCGAAAATCTGCAAATACGTGGTCAACTGCAGGGTCTGGCCGATTTGCTGGGTAAAACCTTTGATTGTTGAAGGCCGTTTTTTGTTGTGCCTGCCACTGGACAAATGCTTGATAGTTGCCATAATTAGTCCTCTGAAAACATAGAGTACTTCTGCGCATAAAAAGCATAGATTATAGGTTCCAGATAAAATGTCAGCTTGTAATTTGGCACACTGACAGGTTAGTCTTACTTGCCTGTCTGATGCTTTGTTGTCTTAACGGTAAAGAAACATTCGATATCCCTGTTGGTTCGAGGGCCAAAAAGGAGCTTCCCTGTGGGAAAGAACAAGATTCTGGTTGTCGAGGACGAAGAAAGTCTACTCAGGCTGGAAAGTATTTTGTTGACCTCGAAGGGATATGATGTCATCGGGGCCAGTAATGGCCAGCAGGCCCTTGATGCGGTCATCTCAGATCGTCCCGACCTGGTATTGTTAGACATCATGTTGCCGGAGATTGACGGTTTCGAAGTCTGCAATCGCATCAAGAACAATCCCGAAACCAAGGGAATTCCCGTTATTATGGTAACTGCCAAAAAAACCGGGGAAGATATGGCTCGCGGCGAAGCTGTTGGAGCTGACTGGTATATCACCAAGCCTTTCAAGTCAGCCATGGTAATCGAAACAATTCAGCGTTTTCTCCCCTGACCACTCAATTGTGCACGGTTTCGAATGTTCCTGTTGAGCATCTGCCGATAGCTCATAGGTGCGGGACTCTCTTCCTTAGGAACTTCCCCTCAGCGAGCCCGACGGACTGCCAGGTATGATTATCGCCTTCAAGGGGCGGCTGCCTTATAGCGGTGTTGCTTGAGGGGACAAAGGCCTATTCGTAAAACATTTTATCTTGCCCGGGTTTAGCACTATTTCTTGACAATAGCCTGGGAGATTATGTTAAATATTGCAGGTTTGTAGCCCATTTTTAACGATTTTAATATCGGACCATCTGAAGGAGGCTCCATTGGCAAAAGAAGAAGCGATCGAAGTCGAAGGCGAGGTTGTAGAGCCGTTACCCAACGCCATGTTCCGGGTCAAGCTCGACAACGGACATGTTGTGCTGGCGCATATTTCCGGAAAAATGCGCAAATTCTACATTCGCATCCTGCCCGGTGACCGGGTAACCGTAGAATTGTCCCCCTACGATCTGACTCGGGGCCGGATCACCTATCGCGAAAAATAATCGACCATACCCTGTCGCCCGTCTCTCGAAGGCTTGTCCCTCCGGACACGCTTTTTTACCGTTGCGGTTTTTAGACACGCGACAGTCCTGATTTTGTTTACTTTTATGTGATGCCGGCGCAGGCCGGCTTTACTGTTTTATTTGACGGCCCTGCAGTGGGTGCGGAGGAATTATGCAAGAACGCTACGATGCAGCTGCCATTGAAGAGAGATGGCAACAGCAATGGGATGAACAGCAATCTTTTGCCGTTACGGAGGATTCCGCCAGGCAGAAATATTACCTGCTGGAAATGTTTCCCTATCCCTCGGGGCGTATCCACATGGGACATGTGCGCAACTATTCCATCGGGGATGTTGTGGCGCGTTTCAAGCGCATGCAGGGCTTCAATGTACTGCACCCCATGGGGTGGGACGCATTCGGTATGCCAGCTGAAAATGCGGCTATCCAGCATGGCACCCATCCGGCCAAGTGGACCTACGAAAATATCGCCCATATGCGTTCGCAGCTGAAGAAGATGGGCTTCGCCTACGATTGGCAGCGGGAGTTTGCCACCTGTGATGTCGATTATTATCGTTGGGAACAGCTGATCTTTCTTAAGATGTACGAAAAGGGGCTGACCTATAAAAAGAGTTCTTTCGTCAACTGGTGCGAGCCCTGCCAGACCGTACTCGCCAACGAGCAGGTTGAAGACGGCCGCTGCTGGCGTTGCGATTGTGAAGTCGAGCAAAAAGAACTGGAGCAGTGGTTTTTTAAAATCACCGATTATGCCCAGGAACTACTCGATGAAACGTACAATCTCAGTGGTTGGCCAGACCCTGTATTAACCATGCAGCGCAACTGGATCGGCCGCAGCACAGGCTGCGAAATCGATTTTCCAGTGGATGGCTCCGATAACGCCATCACCGTTTTTACCACCCGGCAGGACACCCTTTTCGGGGCGACCTTTATGAGTCTTGCTCCCGAACATCCCATGGCCCTTGAACTGGCCTCGGCCGAACAACGGTCGGTCGTGGAAGCATTCATTGCCAAGGTAAGACGCCAGGATAAGACCAAACGGGCCAGCGGTGATTATGAAAAGGAAGGGGTTTTTACCGGAGCCTTTTGTATCAACCCGGTAACCCTGCAGCGAATCCCTGTGTATCTGGCTAATTTCGTGCTTATGGATTACGGCACCGGCGCGGTCATGGCTGTACCTACCCACGATCAGCGGGATTTTGAATTTGCTGGCAAATATGACATCCCATTACAGGTTGTTATTCAGCCCGAAGGCGAGGCTTTCGATCCCGCAACCATGACCGAAGCCTGGACAGGCCCGGGCGTGATGGTTAATTCCGCCCAGTTTGATGGCCTCGACAATGAAGC
Protein-coding sequences here:
- the metG gene encoding methionine--tRNA ligase, yielding MDKRYYVTTPIYYVNDVPHIGHAYTTVACDVLARYKRAQGYDVFFLTGTDEHGQKVEKAAQAKGETPLELADRVVKRFQALWDKLNISHTDFIRTSQERHKKGVHHLFKKLFASDDIYLGEYEDWYCTPCETFWTETQLIESCCPDCGRPTDKLKEESYFFRMSKYQEALLQHIEANPDFIQPRSRRNEILNFVREGLRDLSISRTSFSWGIPVPDNEKHVIYVWFDALTNYITALGYPDGNDQNFDKFWPADVHIIGKDILRFHTVYWPTFLLAAGIPLPEKVFAHGWWTVEGQKMSKSLANVVEPNMLIDKYGADAIRYFLLREVPFGLDGDFSHSSLIHRINSDLANDLGNLVSRSTAMVNKYFDGVLPASGALNEVDKAFVGQFAPVIDRVDQLMNEQAFNKALQAIWELISAANKYIDDSSPWALAKDPAQQERLGTVLYNLLEAVRIVALLVGPFLPDTAQSIMETLGQPEEKLNLGDNSRWGLLKPGTAIAKAAPLFPRIETE
- a CDS encoding PSP1 domain-containing protein, whose protein sequence is MIRIVSVKFRTAGKQYDFLCKNLDLAAQDQVIVETDRGQSLGTVVSSPRECEPSQAPDKLKSVLRLATAKDINMAKQSAAKEKTAFEFCQQRIQSRNMDMKLVRAEYLFDASKIIFYFTSDGRVDFRDLVKDLAHHFHTRIEMRQIGVRDEAKITGGLGICGRALCCCTFLVNFAPVSVKMAKEQNLALNPNKISGQCGRLLCCLNYEYDTYRDHRKGLPKCGRKVKHEGLEGMVVSQNVLARKVTVRREDNVSVEVPVDQLELLDKTAEKQPQAPSRTRGKQSAGRRQGPRKNASAEETKERTKKPQQKQQQKTAESSDGDKPARKKSRRRPRRRPANSKPSGDQNG
- the holB gene encoding DNA polymerase III subunit delta', producing the protein MTFASIIGHDRQKDLLRRALSSDRLSHAYLFEGPSGIGKRLMALALARAVFCQQGTGCGDCAACRKVDHHNHPDLHFVEADGSSIKIEQIRTMQKELSYRPLEAPKKICVIDDAEKLNLAAGNALLKTLEEPTANTLIIMLSAQPDALLITIRSRCQRLPFARIERKRLMEVLCEQLAIDETEAHILTSLANGSFKKALGKDRELYIEGRRDLLKTLTGLTPGSVLPLFNFAEKLAQNKELLPEILEIFQAFYRDLLLYHYGRSENELVNIDLMNKIHRVASEESTSSLLGKLSALDQTRRQLARNVNRQLAVEVLLMRLVA
- the tmk gene encoding dTMP kinase, which codes for MAHFITFEGIEGSGKTTQIAKVAELLRGQGYNVVTTREPGGCPISNAIREILLNPANDALENRAELLLYAAARAQHVAEVIQPALKQGQIVLCDRYTDATLAYQGYGRGLDLDLIEELNTLASGDCRPHLTLLLDMPHETGLKRALERNDTQNMCDEGRFEQESLDFHKRVREGYLFLAQKDPQRMQVIDATGTPAEVSERLIACLQAYLDSGTGS
- the rnc gene encoding ribonuclease III; this translates as MQTDQDMQCLQDNLGYRFSDSSLLIEALTHKSYSNEQRGDLVACNERLEFLGDAVLDLVVSRYMFRCFPAAQEGELTRIRAEVVSEKGLSIVARTLQLGHFLRLGRGEERSGGREKDSLMANALEALLGAVFSDGGFDSACVLVERLFAKSIAEAAQRKHGLDHKTHLQEITQARYAQIPDYVLVSEDGPEHRRHYTVEVRLADKPLGQGQGSTKKKAEQLAALVAISRLSDSEG
- a CDS encoding elongator complex protein 3, with protein sequence MKVYPFFIPHVGCPHRCRFCQQQKVSGHSSVPSPEQVANDLPLLLPEKGTGEVAFYGGSFTLLEPGLQMDYLQQVEPFIANGQVSGVRISTRPDAIGEEQLNLLQQGGVTTVELGCQSFSGEVLEAAGRGHGPQVVAPAVALLRSRSFQVGLQLMPGLPGSDSGEALQSLRKALDLRPDFLRIYPAVVLRDTALENDFLQGRYRPLCLDEAVDLCAEMLWHCREAGVPVIRLGLQSTASLVPDEALVAGPFHPAFGALVRSRLWRRALTTVLAGQGKFPVQVHPADLSDVLDQRRGNLDFFETRGQYLVLQSDPGMGRDHFEVNGQIHALQTAVNFPPIQTF
- the era gene encoding GTPase Era, which gives rise to MSTDAKGFRSGFVSIVGRPNVGKSTLLNALLGQKIAIASDKPQTTRNRILGIYTREETQILFLDTPGIHKAKGRLNKFMVEQALSTCKNVDAVLFLVEATDQPGGGDDFILDLLSKGKVPVILGINKADLVDKPALLPLIAAYAERLDFAGILPLSGLTGEGVEGLIDLVQGLLPEGPHYYPEDMITDQPERFIVAEMIREQLLKQTHDEVPYGVAVAVERFTEKPNKNLVVIEAVIHVEREAHKSIVIGKKGAKLRAIGQAARYDIERMLGTRVFLELFVRVEKNWTQSNRLLKEFGYE
- the der gene encoding ribosome biogenesis GTPase Der, translated to MSVVAIVGRPNVGKSTLFNRIIGQRRAIVEDVPGVTRDRNYAEVTRYSTPFILIDTGGFEPISEDRLLVQMREQSQLAVEEADVILMVMDGREGLTPSDVEVVSGLRRAGKPVFYVINKVDGPKQDAETVDFYSLGVDKVHAISAEHGRGVSDLMDEVLAVLPHDELAAEEEASEVRLAVIGRPNVGKSSLVNRLLGYERVVANATAGTTRDSIDSPLEYNDQRYVLIDTAGIRRKGKVSQKLEKFSVVQALKGMDRAHVVLVVIDASEGVTEQDLTVAGYAYEKGRAVILVVNKWDLIVKDHKTMGQYTADLRDSFKFLPFAPVLFVSALSGQRTNRIMGMVEKVAAEFNRRIPTPELNRVLKEATISHAPPMSQGKRVKLFYITQTAVRPPTFVAFGNRTQGIHFSYHRYLVNQLREAFGFEGCPIRLFFKDRE
- a CDS encoding DUF4388 domain-containing protein; amino-acid sequence: MSLSGRLEDLQLRDLLQILGLSRNSGLLQLTSGENRAELLFSEGLVVSALQNVEESSHNAPLPSNSDDMALRRRAMSQLVRELMHWDQGDFSFKAVQVAETIHHTASEEHVCLDQGVSLDELLREEPIVLPLSGSAPEEPILVHKQNNSVKPESVGRAGTMPDVLLVDDDAGVAENLVKALVRKGLNARAFSCGKAFLDAATSAWKDDHSPLLIIDLIMPRLHGGGILGGLELVEQVHSLRPDQLCLVYSDTPCPEVERRLQKLGVAELLSKPMSRISGGDDDSAAVNDFCDAIAKQSAVLLGVPSPAPEENSLEETASAASSVVSSANSGTMMDVPSAGMGVLKGMLQELQAAESREQVMLLVLRFASEVLGRAVLFSVGKEHIVGLGQFGYGNAEVSVDEKVRKIRLPLAETSSLSDILERPGIRYGLLGEGAWDTYLRQELGLSKDCEVFIGSLVSDGRVLAILCGDKQDAQQDIADSYALEIFLQQAGIILENLQIRGQLQGLADLLGKTFDC
- a CDS encoding response regulator, with the translated sequence MGKNKILVVEDEESLLRLESILLTSKGYDVIGASNGQQALDAVISDRPDLVLLDIMLPEIDGFEVCNRIKNNPETKGIPVIMVTAKKTGEDMARGEAVGADWYITKPFKSAMVIETIQRFLP
- the infA gene encoding translation initiation factor IF-1, producing the protein MAKEEAIEVEGEVVEPLPNAMFRVKLDNGHVVLAHISGKMRKFYIRILPGDRVTVELSPYDLTRGRITYREK